A genome region from Panicum virgatum strain AP13 chromosome 4K, P.virgatum_v5, whole genome shotgun sequence includes the following:
- the LOC120702775 gene encoding vesicle-associated membrane protein 711-like — translation MAIQYALVARGTVVLAEHSAAATNAGAVARQVLERLPGGGADSHVSYTQDRYVFHAKRTDGITALCMADDAAGRRIPFAFLEDIHGRFVKTYGRAALTALAYAMNDEFSRVLSQQMDYYSNDPNTDRINRMRGEINQVRSVMIDNIDKVLERGDRLELLVDKTANMQGNTVRFRRQARRFRNTVWWRNVKLTAALILLLLVIVYVALVFVCHGFTLPTCIR, via the exons ATGGCGATCCAGTACGCGCTGGTGGCGCGCGGCACGGTGGTGCTGGCGGAGCACAGCGCCGCGGCCACCAACGCGGGCGCCGTCGCGCGCCAGGTCCTCGAgcgcctccccggcggcggcgccgacagcCACGTCTCCTACACGCAGGACCGCTACGTCTTCCACGCCAAGCGCACCGACGGCATCACCGCGCTCTGCATGGCCGACGACGCCGCCGGGA GACGGATACCCTTTGCATTTTTGGAAGACATTCATGGAAGATTTGTCAAAACATATGGCCGCGCTGCGCTGACTGCTCTTGCGTATGCAATGAATGATGAATTCTCAAGGGTTCTTAGCCAGCAAATGGACTACTATTCAAATGACCCTAACACAGATAGAATAAACCGCATGAGAGGTGAAATCAATCAG GTTCGTAGTGTTATGATTGATAACATTGACAAAGTCCTTGAAAGAGGTGACCGTTTGGAGCTGCTGGTTGACAAGACCGCAAATATGCAAGGAAATACTGTTCGATTCAGAAGACAAGCTCGGCGCTTCAGAAACACCGTTTGGTGGAGAAATGTCAAACTCAC GGCTGCGTTGATACTTCTCCTTCTGGTAATAGTATATGTCGCGCTTGTCTTCGTGTGCCATGGTTTCACCTTACCAACTTGTATACGCTAG
- the LOC120702774 gene encoding sulfiredoxin, chloroplastic/mitochondrial-like — protein sequence MASSSSLDLAMAPGVLLHRRVVTHASFIRGRGRGASGRSSSSNLALSASSSNGAAVPSLTSDSDKKGPVIMEIPLDKIRRPLMRTRANDPAKVQELMDSIRVIGLQVPIDVLEVDGVYYGFSGCHRYEAHQRLGLPTIRCKVRRGTKETLRHHMR from the exons ATGGCGTCGAGCTCGAGCCTGGATTTGGCGATGGCCCCCggcgtcctcctccaccgccgcgtgGTCACGCACGCCTCTTTCAtccggggaaggggaaggggcgcgagcgggaggagcagcagcagcaatctgGCCCTCTCCGCTTCCTCCTCCAACG GTGCAGCAGTTCCATCCCTGACAAGTGACTCAGATAAGAAGGGCCCTGTGATCATGGAAATTCCACTGGACAAGATCCGAAGGCCACTGATGCGAACACGTGCCAATGATCCAGCCAAGGTGCAAGAGCTCATGGACAGTATTCGTGTCATTGGCCTCCAAGTACCT ATTGATGTGCTAGAGGTTGATGGAGTCTACTATG GCTTCTCTGGATGCCACCGCTATGAGGCACACCAGCGCCTTGGTCTCCCAACCATCCGCTGCAAAGTCCGTCGAGGGACGAAAGAAACACTTAG GCACCATATGCGATGA
- the LOC120702772 gene encoding uncharacterized protein LOC120702772 yields MGHAPEEMAMESDSAAVEEWRREERDAAGRIQKMELEKEARDKGKVWRGGAQVEEEKAADGVRGEGFRWEEGGAIGWKGRMQGHQRQPVAAGHRPFWRPRGGGVSSGRGGRGGGFQFHRRPWNLQHHKLDISNKPEVYGGAIIICNHLTKRQFFEQKHFALPGYAATFIKKIRAGMLLFLFEHEERKLYGVFEATSDGALNILPDSCASLCKFRPAQVLFRRVWFCKPLTEAEFSDAIKGSCLLPQRSFFGISYQQVLDLVDLFTSRMIRLQPYQKPKSRVLQDYKISLARTGREFSHSNASFSRSSSMFCKNRISLPNRPFMYAKHKGKHPAHKHESPLQPWHKHAVFKAQDILEKSKPDDADYIPLELDGCNSDSDANQSILVGTVSFNSTMESNISCGNQVPKPFNGKYNEDDRCCPPGLNQRFISESEIGQNSVFAHIIKESKSESQAEGCKRKAIVQLDELSDVLPPTRACSVAKRVSFSCGGNGISVTSDKASHRLTLSGLQQNREAVLKGRKEQIGFSPGDIQSNERDASAKRSKLMRPSFAERLRNQHAQSRARNSDLQVTQSGIKLTSTLVADEDFLAQQ; encoded by the exons ATGGGACACGCTCCGGAGGAGATGGCGATGGAGTCGGattcggcggcggtggaggagtggCGGCGGGAGGAGCGGGATGCGGCTGGGCGCATCCAGAAGATGGAGTTGGAGAAAGAAGCCAGAGACAAGGGGAAAGTCTGGAGAGGAGGCGCTCAAgtagaggaggagaaggcggcaGACGGGGTCAGGGGAGAAGGGTTCAGGTGGGAGGAGGGCGGGGCGATCGGTTGGAAGGGGAGGATGCAGGGGCACCAGAGGCAGCCGGTCGCGGCGGGGCACCGCCCGTTCTGGAGGCCGAGAGGCGGAGGCGTGAGcagcgggaggggagggagaggaggagggttTCAGTTTCATCGCCGCCCTTG GAACCTGCAGCACCACAAACTGGACATCTCTAACAAACCTGAAGTATATGGTGGTGCAATTATCATCTGCAATCATTTGACTAAGCGTCAGTTCTTCGAACAGAAACATTTTGCCCTTCCTGGTTATGCTGCAACTTTTATAAAGAAGATCAGAGCTGGTATGCTTCTCTTTCTGTTTGAGCATGAGGAGAGAAAACTCTATGGGGTGTTTGAGGCAACTTCAGATGGAGCATTGAACATTCTTCCAGATTCATGTGCTTCATTGTGTAAGTTTCGACCAGCGCAG GTTCTTTTCAGAAGAGTTTGGTTTTGTAAGCCCCTAACTGAAGCTGAATTTTCTGATGCCATCAAAGGAAGTTGTCTCCTCCCTCAAAGGTCTTTCTTTGGTATATCATACCAACAG GTTTTGGATCTTGTGGACTTATTTACTTCAAGAATGATCAGGCTTCAGCCCTACCAAAAACCAAAATCAAGAGTTTTACAGGATTACAAAATCTCTCTGGCTCGTACTGGTCGAGAGTTCAGTCATAGCAATGCCTCCTTTAGTCGTTCGTCTTCCATGTTCTGCAAAAACAGGATCTCTTTACCAAATAGGCCCTTCATGTATGCCAAACACAAAGGCAAGCATCCTGCTCATAAACATGAGTCTCCTCTTCAGCCATGGCATAAGCATGCTGTCTTCAAGGCACAAGATATCTTAGAAAAAAGCAAACCAGATGATGCTGATTATATACCACTTGAGCTAGATGGTTGTAACTCTGACAGTGATGCAAATCAGTCAATTTTGGTGGGGACTGTAAGCTTCAATTCAACCATGGAGAGTAACATCAGCTGCGGAAATCAAGTTCCCAAACCATTTAATGGAAAATACAATGAGGATGATAGGTGTTGTCCACCTGGTCTGAACCAAAGGTTCATTTCTGAAAGTGAAATTGGTCAGAACAGTGTGTTTGCGCACATTATTAAAGAGAGCAAATCAGAGTCGCAGGCTGAGGGGTGCAAACGAAAGGCAATCGTTCAGCTTGATGAACTCTCAGATGTCTTACCCCCAACGAGAGCTTGCAGTGTGGCAAAAAGGGTATCATTTAGTTGTGGTGGTAATGGAATTTCTGTTACTTCTGATAAAGCATCACACAGGCTTACACTTTCTGGACTACAACAGAACAGAGAAGCAGTTCTAAAAGGAAGGAAGGAACAGATTGGTTTTTCGCCTGGAGACATTCAAAGCAATGAGAGAGATGCTTCAGCAAAGAGGAGTAAGCTGATGAGGCCATCCTTTGCAGAACGACTTCGGAATCAGCATGCTCAGAGCCGTGCCAGAAATAGCGATTTGCAAGTGACTCAATCAGGTATCAAGTTGACATCCACACTTGTCGCAGATGAGGACTTTTTAGCCCAACAGTGA
- the LOC120702771 gene encoding uncharacterized protein LOC120702771 isoform X1, giving the protein MLPRNSVSFGMVNAQSKEYSAFGGAVFLCSHLTRKECFNKKIFGLSPYCADFVEKVKAGTTLFLYDVEQCKLHGVFEATSDGAVNIIPDAYGRRYPSQIRFKRIWFCKPLMEGEFRDAVQNYSVKNKFSYGLSHQQVAKLLHLFSSRNRLQLCQNPRLKDDLPRDLETSLVKVTDVQSSPSSSSCGSFRSPCQTCSSSTLGDKLTDSASLVHRGLQSDISDVAKSKSSQPTLHTGADKATVTIPSNQEAMHDKSTVDFIPLPQEEDTLEGVDDLFGLLKDESPSSESKGSSDSEDHTTFHHVCVRKEKEDGYYLPMLNSKLRSDSEGRTSVFSRLVKTHKTYIQGKRSKTEASPPRSAQSFNPLSQREKKRKAQHSKPFPYHNDKILFMPSSNRLNRLPASNHSFVWRRSTKYSGGKQNEIQMCVEPLLCEDGNKWDVSAKQPVRYNSCKKSFVPKGCSKLMDSCDNELNMPAVFAGEHDSSEVNVKEEMRTSSMNVKQHADDSYVEGGDQDFYSQDVEGTGTKKSQATASFPQECPSATALVPKGSMTFDMLAVSDENLIEKGIILSCKDAHSQLARPYFETKVLLEDEQQQSFQGSFEYVEEITSDPSLILDSSTVMDMLGKHGFGDTKTSLKDEMQSHVAAGHLGTETSLQQKETQSIRSCHGVVNDDKILLMGQFETMDILPNHDEDCENKKSLPSDRSGRLVTSCNLETEMPLLQKQTTNIQSCSEVVHDYEVLVPEISKVMFPKFDADSGNKGTRMGSGYPGEVCHLVKSCQEAVPSDAAPVLEGCWPLINFPVFHGDSAKKIILLDETSEHLSTDHQGTVMLSQVEHYHSSCGDTSSVLEYSTVDTSAEDGNSEHKNSFDQKDDQSLYLVTDSKDHRNTANTSSSDGSRSCGPTDDQECSKRMLPKEEQHQNFQGSSNPQDSFAVLSEGCESKSGISVDSTSLHLVAGLLGTSSESRTSFINDSSNGPARTFSTSAFSAENADHTANGAGAYAEPPILQHDPGEHL; this is encoded by the exons ATGTTACCAAGGAACTCAGTGAGTTTTGGAATGGTGAACGCACAGAGTAAGGAATATTCAGCCTTTGGTGGTGCAGTTTTTCTGTGCAGCCATTTGACCAGGAAGGAGTGCTTTAACAAGAAAATCTTTGGCCTCTCTCCTTACTGTGCTGATTTCGTAGAGAAAGTTAAAGCTGGCACAACTTTATTCTTATATGATGTTGAGCAGTGTAAGCTTCATGGGGTTTTTGAAGCAACTTCAGATGGAGCTGTGAACATTATTCCTGATGCATATGGAAGGCGGTATCCTTCTCAG ATACGTTTCAAAAGGATTTGGTTTTGCAAGCCTTTGATGGAAGGTGAATTTCGAGATGCTGTCCAGAACTATTCTGTAAAAAACAAGTTTAGTTATGGTTTGTCACATCAACAG GTTGCAAAGCTTCTTCACTTGTTTTCTTCACGGAACAGGTTGCAACTTTGTCAGAATCCAAGATTAAAAGATGACCTCCCAAGGGACCTTGAAACTTCTCTGGTTAAAGTAACTGATGTGCAGTCCAGTCCAAGCAGCAGTTCATGTGGTTCATTCAGAAGCCCCTGTCAAACATGTTCCTCGTCCACTCTGGGTGACAAATTAACTGATTCTGCGTCATTAGTGCACAGAGGACTGCAATCGGACATCTCTGATGTGGCTAAGTCCAAGAGCTCACAACCTACCCTGCACACTGGAGCAGATAAGGCCACGGTCACAATACCTAGCAACCAAGAAGCAATGCATGACAAATCTACTGTTGACTTTATACCACTTCCGCAGGAGGAAGATACTTTAGAAGGTGTTGATGATCTGTTTGGGTTGCTAAAAGATGAGAGCCCCTCTTCTGAATCTAAAGGTAGCAGTGACTCTGAAGACCATACTACTTTCCACCATGTTTGTGTtaggaaggagaaggaagatGGATACTACCTGCCAATGTTAAATTCGAAGCTCCGCTCCGACAGTGAAGGGCGAACAAGTGTGTTTTCACGGTTAGTGAAAACACATAAAACTTATATCCAAGGAAAAAGGTCCAAGACCGAAGCATCTCCACCAAGAAGTGCTCAGTCTTTCAATCCTCTTTCTCAGAGGGAAAAAAAGCGGAAGGCACAGCATAGCAAGCCATTTCCATATCATAATGATAAAATACTGTTTATGCCTTCAAGTAATAGGTTGAACAGACTTCCAGCATCTAATCATTCATTTGTCTGGAGAAGATCCACCAAGTATTCTGGGGGGAAACAGAATGAAATTCAGATGTGCGTAGAGCCATTGCTTTGTGAGGATGGAAATAAATGGGATGTGTCTGCCAAACAACCTGTCAGATACAACAGCTGCAAAAAGTCATTTGTTCCTAAAGGTTGCTCAAAGTTGATGGACTCATGTGACAATGAACTAAATATGCCCGCAGTGTTTGCTGGAGAACATGACAGCAGCGAGGTTAATGTTAAAGAAGAAATGAGAACCTCTTCCATGAATGTTAAGCAGCATGCTGACGATTCATATGTTGAAGGAGGGGATCAGGACTTTTACAGTCAGGATGTTGAGGGAACAGGAACGAAGAAGAGTCAAGCAACAGCATCCTTCCCTCAAGAATGTCCAAGTGCCACTGCATTGGTTCCTAAAGGCAGCATGACTTTCGATATGCTTGCAGTATCTGATGAAAATCTTATAGAAAAGGGCATAATTTTATCGTGTAAGGATGCACATAGTCAGTTAGCTAGACCATATTTTGAAACCAAGGTGCTCCTTGAAGATGAACAACAACAAAGCTTTCAAGGTTCCTTTGAATATGTTGAAGAAATCACAAGTGATCCATCATTGATTCTTGACAGTTCTACAGTCATGGACATGTTGGGCAAGCATGGTTTTGGAGATACAAAGACTTCATTGAAAGACGAAATGCAGAGCCATGTGGCTGCTGGTCATTTGGGAACGGAAACATCCCTCCAACAGAAAGAAACTCAAAGCATTAGGAGCTGCCACGGAGTGGTTAATGATGATAAAATATTGCTCATGGGACAATTTGAAACCATGGATATCTTGCCCAACCATGATGAAGATTGTGAAAACAAGAAGAGTTTGCCTTCTGATAGAAGTGGTAGGCTTGTTACCTCTTGTAACCTTGAAACTGAAATGCCCCTGCTGCAGAAACAAACCACAAATATTCAGAGCTGTTCTGAAGTAGTTCATGATTATGAAGTGTTGGTTCCAGAAATCTCTAAAGTGATGTTTCCCAAGTTTGACGCAGACTCTGGAAACAAGGGTACACGAATGGGTTCTGGTTATCCAGGAGAGGTATGCCATCTTGTTAAAAGCTGTCAAGAAGCTGTGCCTAGTGATGCTGCACCAGTTCTTGAAGGCTGTTGGCCTCTTATTAACTTCCCAGTGTTCCATGGAGACAGTGCAAAAAAGATTATCTTATTGGATGAAACTTCAGAGCATCTGTCTACTGATCATCAAGGTACTGTTATGCTTTCTCAGGTCGAACATTACCACAGCAGCTGTGGTGATACTTCATCTGTTCTGGAATATTCCACTGTGGACACAAGTGCTGAGGATGGAAATAGTGAACACAAGAACTCGTTTGATCAGAAAGATGATCAAAGTCTGTATTTGGTGACTGATTCGAAAGATCACAGAAACACTGCCAACACTTCCTCATCTGACGGAAGTCGCAGTTGCGGACCTACTGATGATCAGGAATGCAGCAAACGCATGCTGCCTAAAGAGGAGCAACACCAAAATTTCCAAGGCAGCTCTAATCCTCAGGACTCGTTTGCAGTCTTATCTGAAGGCTGTGAAAGCAAGAGCGGGATATCAGTTGATAGTACATCTCTCCATCTGGTTGCTGGTCTTCTGGGAACGAGCTCGGAGTCCAGAACAAGTTTCATCAATGACTCCTCAAATGGACCTGCTAGGACTTTCAGTACCTCTGCTTTCAGTGCTGAAAATGCGGACCACACCGCCAATGGAGCGGGAGCCTATGCAGAGCCGCCCATACTTCAGCATGATCCTGGGGAGCATCTGTGA
- the LOC120702771 gene encoding uncharacterized protein LOC120702771 isoform X2 — MVNAQSKEYSAFGGAVFLCSHLTRKECFNKKIFGLSPYCADFVEKVKAGTTLFLYDVEQCKLHGVFEATSDGAVNIIPDAYGRRYPSQIRFKRIWFCKPLMEGEFRDAVQNYSVKNKFSYGLSHQQVAKLLHLFSSRNRLQLCQNPRLKDDLPRDLETSLVKVTDVQSSPSSSSCGSFRSPCQTCSSSTLGDKLTDSASLVHRGLQSDISDVAKSKSSQPTLHTGADKATVTIPSNQEAMHDKSTVDFIPLPQEEDTLEGVDDLFGLLKDESPSSESKGSSDSEDHTTFHHVCVRKEKEDGYYLPMLNSKLRSDSEGRTSVFSRLVKTHKTYIQGKRSKTEASPPRSAQSFNPLSQREKKRKAQHSKPFPYHNDKILFMPSSNRLNRLPASNHSFVWRRSTKYSGGKQNEIQMCVEPLLCEDGNKWDVSAKQPVRYNSCKKSFVPKGCSKLMDSCDNELNMPAVFAGEHDSSEVNVKEEMRTSSMNVKQHADDSYVEGGDQDFYSQDVEGTGTKKSQATASFPQECPSATALVPKGSMTFDMLAVSDENLIEKGIILSCKDAHSQLARPYFETKVLLEDEQQQSFQGSFEYVEEITSDPSLILDSSTVMDMLGKHGFGDTKTSLKDEMQSHVAAGHLGTETSLQQKETQSIRSCHGVVNDDKILLMGQFETMDILPNHDEDCENKKSLPSDRSGRLVTSCNLETEMPLLQKQTTNIQSCSEVVHDYEVLVPEISKVMFPKFDADSGNKGTRMGSGYPGEVCHLVKSCQEAVPSDAAPVLEGCWPLINFPVFHGDSAKKIILLDETSEHLSTDHQGTVMLSQVEHYHSSCGDTSSVLEYSTVDTSAEDGNSEHKNSFDQKDDQSLYLVTDSKDHRNTANTSSSDGSRSCGPTDDQECSKRMLPKEEQHQNFQGSSNPQDSFAVLSEGCESKSGISVDSTSLHLVAGLLGTSSESRTSFINDSSNGPARTFSTSAFSAENADHTANGAGAYAEPPILQHDPGEHL; from the exons ATGGTGAACGCACAGAGTAAGGAATATTCAGCCTTTGGTGGTGCAGTTTTTCTGTGCAGCCATTTGACCAGGAAGGAGTGCTTTAACAAGAAAATCTTTGGCCTCTCTCCTTACTGTGCTGATTTCGTAGAGAAAGTTAAAGCTGGCACAACTTTATTCTTATATGATGTTGAGCAGTGTAAGCTTCATGGGGTTTTTGAAGCAACTTCAGATGGAGCTGTGAACATTATTCCTGATGCATATGGAAGGCGGTATCCTTCTCAG ATACGTTTCAAAAGGATTTGGTTTTGCAAGCCTTTGATGGAAGGTGAATTTCGAGATGCTGTCCAGAACTATTCTGTAAAAAACAAGTTTAGTTATGGTTTGTCACATCAACAG GTTGCAAAGCTTCTTCACTTGTTTTCTTCACGGAACAGGTTGCAACTTTGTCAGAATCCAAGATTAAAAGATGACCTCCCAAGGGACCTTGAAACTTCTCTGGTTAAAGTAACTGATGTGCAGTCCAGTCCAAGCAGCAGTTCATGTGGTTCATTCAGAAGCCCCTGTCAAACATGTTCCTCGTCCACTCTGGGTGACAAATTAACTGATTCTGCGTCATTAGTGCACAGAGGACTGCAATCGGACATCTCTGATGTGGCTAAGTCCAAGAGCTCACAACCTACCCTGCACACTGGAGCAGATAAGGCCACGGTCACAATACCTAGCAACCAAGAAGCAATGCATGACAAATCTACTGTTGACTTTATACCACTTCCGCAGGAGGAAGATACTTTAGAAGGTGTTGATGATCTGTTTGGGTTGCTAAAAGATGAGAGCCCCTCTTCTGAATCTAAAGGTAGCAGTGACTCTGAAGACCATACTACTTTCCACCATGTTTGTGTtaggaaggagaaggaagatGGATACTACCTGCCAATGTTAAATTCGAAGCTCCGCTCCGACAGTGAAGGGCGAACAAGTGTGTTTTCACGGTTAGTGAAAACACATAAAACTTATATCCAAGGAAAAAGGTCCAAGACCGAAGCATCTCCACCAAGAAGTGCTCAGTCTTTCAATCCTCTTTCTCAGAGGGAAAAAAAGCGGAAGGCACAGCATAGCAAGCCATTTCCATATCATAATGATAAAATACTGTTTATGCCTTCAAGTAATAGGTTGAACAGACTTCCAGCATCTAATCATTCATTTGTCTGGAGAAGATCCACCAAGTATTCTGGGGGGAAACAGAATGAAATTCAGATGTGCGTAGAGCCATTGCTTTGTGAGGATGGAAATAAATGGGATGTGTCTGCCAAACAACCTGTCAGATACAACAGCTGCAAAAAGTCATTTGTTCCTAAAGGTTGCTCAAAGTTGATGGACTCATGTGACAATGAACTAAATATGCCCGCAGTGTTTGCTGGAGAACATGACAGCAGCGAGGTTAATGTTAAAGAAGAAATGAGAACCTCTTCCATGAATGTTAAGCAGCATGCTGACGATTCATATGTTGAAGGAGGGGATCAGGACTTTTACAGTCAGGATGTTGAGGGAACAGGAACGAAGAAGAGTCAAGCAACAGCATCCTTCCCTCAAGAATGTCCAAGTGCCACTGCATTGGTTCCTAAAGGCAGCATGACTTTCGATATGCTTGCAGTATCTGATGAAAATCTTATAGAAAAGGGCATAATTTTATCGTGTAAGGATGCACATAGTCAGTTAGCTAGACCATATTTTGAAACCAAGGTGCTCCTTGAAGATGAACAACAACAAAGCTTTCAAGGTTCCTTTGAATATGTTGAAGAAATCACAAGTGATCCATCATTGATTCTTGACAGTTCTACAGTCATGGACATGTTGGGCAAGCATGGTTTTGGAGATACAAAGACTTCATTGAAAGACGAAATGCAGAGCCATGTGGCTGCTGGTCATTTGGGAACGGAAACATCCCTCCAACAGAAAGAAACTCAAAGCATTAGGAGCTGCCACGGAGTGGTTAATGATGATAAAATATTGCTCATGGGACAATTTGAAACCATGGATATCTTGCCCAACCATGATGAAGATTGTGAAAACAAGAAGAGTTTGCCTTCTGATAGAAGTGGTAGGCTTGTTACCTCTTGTAACCTTGAAACTGAAATGCCCCTGCTGCAGAAACAAACCACAAATATTCAGAGCTGTTCTGAAGTAGTTCATGATTATGAAGTGTTGGTTCCAGAAATCTCTAAAGTGATGTTTCCCAAGTTTGACGCAGACTCTGGAAACAAGGGTACACGAATGGGTTCTGGTTATCCAGGAGAGGTATGCCATCTTGTTAAAAGCTGTCAAGAAGCTGTGCCTAGTGATGCTGCACCAGTTCTTGAAGGCTGTTGGCCTCTTATTAACTTCCCAGTGTTCCATGGAGACAGTGCAAAAAAGATTATCTTATTGGATGAAACTTCAGAGCATCTGTCTACTGATCATCAAGGTACTGTTATGCTTTCTCAGGTCGAACATTACCACAGCAGCTGTGGTGATACTTCATCTGTTCTGGAATATTCCACTGTGGACACAAGTGCTGAGGATGGAAATAGTGAACACAAGAACTCGTTTGATCAGAAAGATGATCAAAGTCTGTATTTGGTGACTGATTCGAAAGATCACAGAAACACTGCCAACACTTCCTCATCTGACGGAAGTCGCAGTTGCGGACCTACTGATGATCAGGAATGCAGCAAACGCATGCTGCCTAAAGAGGAGCAACACCAAAATTTCCAAGGCAGCTCTAATCCTCAGGACTCGTTTGCAGTCTTATCTGAAGGCTGTGAAAGCAAGAGCGGGATATCAGTTGATAGTACATCTCTCCATCTGGTTGCTGGTCTTCTGGGAACGAGCTCGGAGTCCAGAACAAGTTTCATCAATGACTCCTCAAATGGACCTGCTAGGACTTTCAGTACCTCTGCTTTCAGTGCTGAAAATGCGGACCACACCGCCAATGGAGCGGGAGCCTATGCAGAGCCGCCCATACTTCAGCATGATCCTGGGGAGCATCTGTGA
- the LOC120701812 gene encoding uncharacterized protein LOC120701812, with amino-acid sequence MAVQEIRKVVGEIGPENVVHIVTDNGSNYKKACKALGEVYEHILWTPCLAHTVNLMLKDIARRPEHSGTIKQCKRISNWLHNHGQLNTMMRNAIGGELVKWNATRFGTNYMFLESIYRKRDRFMQWMASTEFLQSKWADTEDGRFTHSRFSNLEWWDGLKYVIDTVQAIYKILRFTDQDKRPNMCEVVMSYQNTRQELQSFFGNNVSTRDEYLKVMDDRMRDLFIGTYVGPAAVLNPRYSYTMEPTQEMFRGLKDTFERMTDVQSAVQALQELEVFRQKVGEFGSEMAMRMAMDPKTSPSSWWMMFGSSNPKLQYLAMRLVSQCCSSSGCERNWSTFDLLHTKVRNRLSHKKLNKLVYVNYNLRL; translated from the exons ATGGCGGTGCAA gagattcgaaaggtggtgggcgagattggaccggagaatgtcgtgcaTATAGTCACCGATAATGGCTCGAATTACAAGAAAGCTTGCAAGGCACTAGGAGAGGTGTATGAACACATTCTTTGGacaccttgtctagcacacaccgtcaatttgatgttgaaggatatagctcgaaggccCGAACATTCTGGTACGATCAAGCAATGCAAGCGAATTTCTaattggttacacaatcatggtcagttgaatacaatgatgaggaacgcaatcggtggtgagttggtcaagtggaatgccactcgatttggaaccaaTTACATGTTCTTAGAGAGCATCTatcggaaacgtgatcgtttcatgcagtggatggcatctactgagtttttacaaagcaaatgggcaGATACCGAAGATGGTCGATTTACTCATTCCAGGTTTTCAAATTTGGAGTGGTGGGACGGATTGAAAtatgtcatcgacacagttcaaGCAATATACAAGATCCTTCGCTTCACTGATCAGGACAAGCGGCCCAACATGTGCGAAGTCGTGATGTCGTACCAGAATACGAGACAGGAGCTGCAATCTTTCTTTGGAAATAATGTTTCCACTCGGGACGAGTATCTTAAGGTTATGGACGATAGGATGCGTGACCTTTTCATAGGCACGTATGTGGGTCCAG ctgctgtcctaaatccgaggtatTCATACACGATGgaaccaactcaagaaatgtttcGTGGACTCAAGGATACATTTGAGCGCATGACGGATGTCCAGAGCGCCGTGCAGGCATTGCAGGAGCTTGAGgtgtttcggcagaaggttGGCGAGTTTGGCAGTGAAATGGCAATGAGAATGGCGATGGATCcaaagacatccccat cgtcctggtggatgatgttcggatcaagcaATCCAAAGCTGCAGTATCTTGCCATGcggcttgtttcacaatgttgttcgtccagtggatgcgagcgcAACTGGAGTACTTTTGACTTGCTGCATACAAAAGTTCGCAATCGAttgtcgcacaagaaacttaacaagctggtctatgtcaactacaaccttcgtCTGTGA